Proteins co-encoded in one Alcanivorax sp. genomic window:
- a CDS encoding alpha/beta hydrolase, with translation MPALRVHVLGLLLSLFACSSLLAAPKTLDARLSEYPYPFAVKELALNSQQQSLQMAYMDVRPGSANGQTVLLLHGKNFSGAYWHDTITALSNAGYRVVVPDQIGFGKSSKPKAFQYSFHTLADHTRQLLDHLQVKQVSVVGHSMGGMLATRFALMFPERTSSLSLVNPIGLEDWQRKGVPWQSVNDWYKGDLGKTPEQVKAYMTRSYFDGEWKPAYDPLLALQQGWIRGPDYPLIAWNSALAYDMIFSQPVVHEFERLAVPTLLIIGSRDRTALGRNRAPEDMRDTLGQYGELGKQAAARIPDATLVELDDIGHVPQFEAFEDYIAALKDFLASTTR, from the coding sequence CCCCCAAGACACTGGATGCCCGACTGAGCGAATACCCATACCCCTTTGCGGTGAAGGAGCTGGCACTGAATAGTCAGCAGCAGTCCTTGCAGATGGCGTATATGGATGTGCGGCCGGGGAGCGCCAATGGTCAGACGGTACTGCTGTTGCATGGCAAGAATTTCTCCGGCGCCTACTGGCATGACACCATCACCGCGTTGAGTAACGCCGGTTACCGGGTGGTGGTGCCGGACCAGATTGGCTTCGGCAAATCCTCCAAGCCGAAAGCCTTCCAGTACTCATTCCATACCCTGGCGGACCATACCCGGCAGTTGCTGGACCATCTGCAAGTAAAGCAGGTATCCGTGGTCGGGCATTCCATGGGCGGTATGCTGGCCACCCGCTTTGCCTTGATGTTCCCGGAGCGCACCAGTTCATTGTCGCTAGTGAATCCCATTGGCCTGGAAGACTGGCAGCGCAAGGGGGTGCCGTGGCAATCCGTGAATGACTGGTACAAGGGTGATCTGGGCAAAACGCCGGAACAGGTGAAGGCCTACATGACGCGCAGCTATTTCGATGGCGAGTGGAAGCCTGCCTATGACCCACTGCTGGCCTTGCAGCAAGGCTGGATTCGGGGGCCGGACTACCCGCTGATTGCGTGGAACTCGGCCCTGGCCTACGACATGATCTTCAGCCAGCCAGTAGTGCATGAGTTTGAACGCCTGGCTGTGCCAACCCTGCTGATCATCGGCTCACGGGACCGCACTGCGCTGGGCCGGAACCGGGCGCCTGAGGATATGCGGGACACGCTGGGCCAGTATGGTGAATTGGGCAAACAGGCCGCCGCCCGCATTCCCGATGCGACCCTGGTAGAACTGGATGACATTGGTCATGTACCGCAGTTTGAAGCGTTCGAGGATTACATTGCAGCGTTGAAAGACTTTCTGGCGTCAACCACCCGCTAA